The Celeribacter marinus genome window below encodes:
- a CDS encoding amidase: MANDHEMSMCELGRAIDAGRIDPVDLTAHFLERAKTHRLSGRIYARVMEDRAMAEAEAAAYRAKNGIRRGILDGVPVSWKDLFDTAGVATEAGSALLKDRIPTADAEVLKRASASGLVALGKTHMSELAFSGLGLNPVTATPPCVNNEDAVSGGSSSGAATSVAYGLAAGAIGSDTGGSVRIPAAWNDLVGFKTTSGRLPLDGVVPLVASFDTVGPICKTVEDAAELFAVLDGSPAPDLRGASLAGTRFLILDSVVFEGIRAEPLNGFERAVEALKSAGAQVERASLPCVEEAMALSAILFNTEAYAEWRDVIEAAPDLMFPPILDRFRAGRDFGGCDYVAAWKKLHRLRVDYLAQTAGFDAVILPTAPILAPDIARLLEDDDYYVSENLLALRNTRVGNLMGLPALTLPTGIPSTGLSVQTSPNTEAKLLRLGRAIEVALA; the protein is encoded by the coding sequence ATGGCCAATGACCACGAGATGAGCATGTGTGAACTGGGCCGCGCAATTGACGCGGGGCGGATTGATCCTGTTGATTTAACAGCGCATTTTCTGGAACGGGCAAAGACACACCGACTATCGGGCCGTATCTATGCGCGGGTGATGGAAGATCGCGCGATGGCCGAGGCCGAGGCGGCAGCCTACCGCGCAAAAAATGGTATTCGGCGCGGCATATTGGACGGTGTTCCGGTGTCATGGAAAGATTTGTTTGATACGGCGGGGGTCGCGACCGAAGCGGGATCCGCCTTGCTCAAAGATCGTATTCCCACCGCAGACGCCGAGGTGCTCAAGCGTGCAAGTGCCAGTGGTCTTGTCGCTTTGGGAAAAACCCATATGAGCGAATTGGCGTTCTCTGGTCTTGGTCTCAACCCTGTGACGGCGACACCGCCATGCGTGAACAACGAGGATGCGGTGTCGGGCGGATCATCGTCGGGGGCGGCCACATCTGTGGCTTACGGCTTGGCGGCCGGCGCGATTGGGTCGGACACGGGCGGATCAGTCCGTATTCCCGCCGCGTGGAACGATCTGGTCGGGTTTAAAACCACATCTGGACGCCTCCCGCTTGACGGTGTTGTGCCACTTGTTGCGTCGTTTGATACCGTTGGGCCCATTTGCAAAACTGTCGAGGATGCGGCTGAACTCTTCGCCGTTCTCGACGGGTCGCCCGCCCCAGATTTACGGGGTGCATCGCTTGCGGGCACGCGGTTTTTGATCCTTGATAGTGTCGTGTTCGAGGGGATTCGAGCCGAGCCGCTGAACGGATTTGAGCGTGCTGTTGAGGCGCTGAAATCTGCGGGGGCGCAGGTTGAGCGCGCATCGCTCCCCTGCGTCGAAGAGGCAATGGCGCTGTCTGCGATCTTGTTTAACACCGAAGCCTACGCAGAGTGGCGCGATGTCATAGAGGCCGCACCGGATTTGATGTTCCCCCCTATCCTCGATCGCTTTCGGGCGGGACGCGATTTTGGCGGTTGCGATTATGTTGCTGCGTGGAAAAAGTTGCATCGTTTGCGTGTGGACTACCTCGCCCAAACGGCTGGGTTTGATGCAGTCATTCTTCCAACTGCGCCGATCCTTGCGCCCGATATCGCGCGCCTTCTGGAGGATGACGATTATTATGTGTCCGAAAACCTCTTGGCGCTGCGCAACACGCGGGTTGGAAATCTGATGGGACTGCCGGCCTTGACGCTTCCAACGGGAATTCCGTCCACGGGATTATCCGTGCAAACCTCACCAAATACCGAGGCGAAATTGTTGCGTTTGGGCCGCGCCATTGAGGTAGCCTTGGCCTAA
- a CDS encoding aminotransferase class I/II-fold pyridoxal phosphate-dependent enzyme has translation MTFPERFSNLPEYAFPRLRSLLDAHAAGGDVMHMTIGEPRHAMPDFVADVMAAHVGDFAKYPANDGTEGLRASIAAWILRRFGVTVDPATDVMALNGTREGLMNACIALCPETKNGKRPVVLTPNPFYQVYAVAAVTVGAEPVFVPATRETGYLPDYASLPAEILDRTTIAYICSPSNPQGAVASRDYLRDLIALAEKHDFKVFADECYSEIYRGEKPVGALQVAREMGADPERVVIFHSLSKRSNLPGLRSGFVASGPKNIHHIKQLRAYSGAPLPLPIQAVSERVWADEAHVEASRALYVEKFEIADAVFDGIDGCAAPQAGFFLWLPVANGEEAAIKLWTQTGIRVLPGAYLSRDVDGENPGAGYIRVALVAPKKETQRGLIMLRDCLYG, from the coding sequence ATGACGTTCCCTGAGCGGTTTTCAAACCTGCCAGAATATGCGTTTCCGCGGTTGCGGAGCCTTCTCGACGCGCATGCGGCGGGCGGCGATGTAATGCATATGACCATTGGCGAACCCCGCCACGCCATGCCCGATTTCGTGGCGGACGTGATGGCGGCGCATGTCGGCGACTTTGCCAAATACCCCGCCAATGATGGCACCGAGGGACTACGGGCCTCAATTGCCGCGTGGATTTTGCGCCGCTTTGGCGTCACCGTCGATCCCGCGACAGATGTCATGGCGCTCAACGGCACCCGTGAGGGTCTGATGAACGCCTGCATCGCGTTGTGCCCCGAGACCAAGAACGGCAAACGGCCGGTGGTTTTGACCCCCAATCCGTTTTACCAAGTGTACGCGGTGGCCGCCGTCACAGTCGGCGCCGAACCTGTGTTTGTACCTGCCACGCGCGAGACGGGATATTTGCCGGATTACGCTAGCCTACCTGCGGAAATTCTGGACCGTACGACGATCGCCTACATTTGTAGCCCGTCAAATCCACAAGGGGCCGTGGCGTCCCGCGACTATTTGCGTGACCTGATCGCTCTTGCCGAAAAGCACGATTTCAAAGTGTTCGCGGATGAATGCTATTCTGAAATTTATCGCGGCGAAAAGCCCGTTGGCGCACTGCAAGTTGCACGCGAAATGGGGGCTGATCCCGAACGCGTGGTGATCTTTCATTCGCTGTCAAAACGCTCCAATTTGCCGGGTTTGCGCTCTGGCTTTGTGGCGTCTGGGCCAAAGAATATTCACCACATCAAACAACTGCGCGCCTATTCCGGTGCTCCGCTCCCGCTTCCAATTCAGGCGGTGTCCGAACGTGTTTGGGCCGATGAGGCACATGTCGAGGCCTCCCGCGCGCTCTACGTCGAGAAATTTGAAATTGCGGACGCCGTGTTTGACGGCATCGACGGATGCGCCGCGCCGCAAGCGGGATTTTTTCTATGGTTGCCGGTCGCCAATGGCGAAGAGGCGGCCATCAAACTGTGGACGCAAACAGGCATTCGCGTCCTTCCGGGCGCGTATTTATCGCGCGATGTGGATGGGGAAAACCCCGGCGCAGGCTATATTCGGGTCGCATTAGTGGCTCCAAAAAAAGAAACACAGCGCGGGCTTATCATGCTTCGTGACTGTTTGTACGGGTAG